CAGGTCAACACCTTTTAATAATTTAAATTCTAGTTTATGCAGAATCTCTACATCTCTATTTCCGCAAACCGGACACGATCTATATTTCATTTAGCCTCCGGAACCGCTATCATATTGGAATTAAACTCCTGTCTATCGAGAAACGGGTACAAGTCCTCCATAGGCATTGATACAATTTTACCGTCAGGCATTACTTTTGAAGAGACTCTGGGTATAGTTTCCTGCATCGGGTCGACAAACACTTCGCATATTACCGGCTTATTTCCGCTCAATGTTTTTTTAATTCCTGATTTCAAACTTGTATTTTTGGTTATCTTCATGTATTTTATGTCATAAGCTTTAGCTACTTTTTTAAGTCTCGGCAGTGTTAGCCCGCTTGAAGGGTCGCAGGAAACAAGTCGGCCTTTAAAATGTCTATTCTGCATCATTCTAATGGAACCATACCCGTTATTATTTAATATAAATAACTTAAAAGGTATATTCAAGCGTTTTACTGTCTCCAGTTCTTGAATATTATGCTGCAACCCTCCGTCGCCTATAATACTTATTGTTTTCTTCCCGCTTGCAACACACGCCCCAATACCAGCCGGAAGACCAAAACCCATTGAACCCAACCCCGGGGTGTTCAGTATTCTTAGCCCTTTTTTAACTCTTATAGTTTGCATAGTTACTTCCGCACAGCTTCCTGAACTCCCGGGGACAATCACTTCCTTCCCTGTCAGACACTCAGAAAGCTCTTTAATAAACGCATACGTATTAATATATTTATTATTACTCTTCAAACTCTCCGGATCCGGCACCGAGTATTTATTTCTCATCCCACTGCACCATTCTCTCCATTCCTTTTTTTCTTTATTAAATATTTTCTCTTTATTTTTTTGTTTAGAATTTAGTGCTTTAGTCTTAGTTATTTGATTTAAGATTGCCTTTATGAATTGCCCCGCATCCATATTCACCGCAATTTTCTCAAAACCCAGCTTATTTATTTCATTCTTGTCTATATCCACAACTATCTTCTTGGCATTTTTTGCAAAGTTCCCATGATCAAATGCGGTCTGTGGCAGATCAAGCCGGGCTCCGATCGTTATAATTAAATCAGCATTTTGTTGGATGAAGTTAGCTGCTCTTTGCCCGACAGATCCAGGCCTGCCAAAATATAAAGGATGCATTTCTTCAAGAATATCCGAAGCCCTCCAGGTCAAAAGCACAGGTATTTTCAGTTTCTCTGCAAGTTTAACAAATTCCTTCTCCGCACCGGCAGCCCTAATTCCGTTCCCCGCCAGGATCACCGGTCTCTTCGCATTTTTCATCATCTCAACTATTCTTTTAATATTCTTTTGCCAACCATCCAACCTTCCAACCTTCAAATCCTCTTTCTTTTTTTGCTGCGCATCCGCGCCTCTGAGCCTCCGAGCATCTATCATCGCTCCCTGCACATCAAGCGGTATTTCCAGCCAGACCGGTCCCTGCCTTCCGGTTTTTGCCAGATAAACAGCTTTTTCTAGATGGTATCTGATACTGTTAGGATTCATTATTGTAACCGCATACTTTGTGATAGGTTTGACAAGAGAAACTACGTCAACTTCCTGAACTCCCATCTGACGGATACCTCTTCCTTTCAAAAGATCTTGCCTTTTGGCCTGCCCTGACATGAATAAAACAGGTGTAGAGTCAATCCAGGATGCAGCAACACCGGTTATAGTGTTAGTACCTCCCGGACCGGTAGTAACAAGCACAGCACCAATTTTTCGCAAGTATTGAGCATCAGCATCCGCCGCAATCGCCGCTGCTTGTTCATGCAAAACCGTAATTTTATTCAATTTTTTGTTTTTGCCCAGGGAGTCAACCAAGTGCATACATCCTCCCCCGGGAAGAAGAAATACATCTTTAGTACAATTTCTTTCAACAAACTTGATAACATAATCCGACAATTTTATCATTTTAATTTCGCATCCTCCATCCAATCTGCCCAAAAAGTCATTACTGTCTTTCTATCTTTATTGTTTACTATTTTTTCGTCGTCATAGAAAGAGTCTGATGCATAATGTGTCGTAGAAACTTCCTCGAAAATAGTTCCGGTCTTTGAAGTAAAACTGTGTTTTACTCCCCGTTCGACCACAATAATATCTCCTCTTTTATATTCAGTTGTTTCTCCGTTCATCTCTAAAATAAAATCACCATAAAGCACCTGAAAAGTCTCTTCTTTCTTCTGATGAGAATGAACGGGATTTGTCTGCCCGGGGAGGGTTATTATTATAGTTTTACAATACTCGCGGTTAATACATCTTATTATGGTTGCACCATACTTCTCAAAGCTCTCTATACCATAATGGTGTGATAGTTCAAATTCAAATTTACTCGGAAGCGGGACATTGCTCTTTATTAAAATATCCCGGATGCTTTTTACGATTTGCATAAAGCGTCCTCTGAGGTTTTTAACTTCCAGATTAGAGCTCATAATCGGAGAATCGGCAGAAATATCATTCTTCACAGTATACTCAGTATATTTCGAAAGTTCACTGGGAAGCAACTGTCCTTCTATGTTTGGTATTGCAAAATAGATATTATTATTTGTTAATTTTTCGCCTTTTTTAATATTGCTCTTTGCAAAAACACCTCTTTTAAGGCCGGTCAAGTCATTTTTTTCTTTCTCAGATATATTCCGCCGCTTGTTTTTTACACCGGCCATTATATACGCTTCTTTTGCAGAAGCAAGCCAGTTATCTATTTGCAAAGGAGTAGAAGAATAGGCATTGATAGAATATTTTTCCGTTTTCAACCCGACATGACGTTCGAATACCTCGGCACCTTCTCCGACAGCTATTTTAATAGAATCAGTATCATCCGGCGGTTCATGGGTTGAATAACCAATTACTAGATTTGGGTATCTTGCTTTAAGAAAGGCAATTTGATTTAATTCGAAATTTTCTTTTGCAGTCGGATATTCCCCCACACAATGCATTATTGCAAACTTTTTCTCGCGATGGTCAAAAAAAGCAAAAACCCGGTCAATATCATTTTGAACGGCTCCGGCGGTTGAAAGGATCACCGGCTTATCCGTTTTTACTATCTTTTCCAGTAATGGCCAGTCCGTAA
This genomic stretch from Candidatus Firestonebacteria bacterium RIFOXYD2_FULL_39_29 harbors:
- a CDS encoding spore coat protein; translated protein: MKSIEFNKLFILEMANNHMGDPEHGLNIIREFKKVTVKYPEFTFAFKLQYRDLDTFIHSKYKGNKDIKYVKRFEETRLSHSDFKKLKDEIIGQGFVAICTPFDENSVNLIVEHGYDIIKIGSCSFTDWPLLEKIVKTDKPVILSTAGAVQNDIDRVFAFFDHREKKFAIMHCVGEYPTAKENFELNQIAFLKARYPNLVIGYSTHEPPDDTDSIKIAVGEGAEVFERHVGLKTEKYSINAYSSTPLQIDNWLASAKEAYIMAGVKNKRRNISEKEKNDLTGLKRGVFAKSNIKKGEKLTNNNIYFAIPNIEGQLLPSELSKYTEYTVKNDISADSPIMSSNLEVKNLRGRFMQIVKSIRDILIKSNVPLPSKFEFELSHHYGIESFEKYGATIIRCINREYCKTIIITLPGQTNPVHSHQKKEETFQVLYGDFILEMNGETTEYKRGDIIVVERGVKHSFTSKTGTIFEEVSTTHYASDSFYDDEKIVNNKDRKTVMTFWADWMEDAKLK